A region of Agrobacterium vitis DNA encodes the following proteins:
- a CDS encoding ABC transporter permease — MTDLTPATPKSSDLVSKLPRINPLLAMCLFVMVAAICLAVFADKLAPYGFAQIDLKARKMPPLHVGTGAVHWFGTDEMGRDILSRIFYALRMSIMISLGAAIISMTIGTTLGLIAAFRRGLADAIIRVAVDFQASMPFIIIALTVLAFLGNSLTLFICLLGLFGWERFARLTRTMAGLELEKPYIAALHRNGAGSFRIAVKHVLPNILAIVLVTFTVVMPEVLILESSLSFLGLGVQPPMVSLGSLVGAGRDYIMTEWWISIVPGVVIFVLGLTISLIGDQLRDIFDPTLK, encoded by the coding sequence ATGACAGATCTTACGCCCGCTACACCGAAGAGCTCCGACCTCGTCTCGAAGCTGCCGCGCATCAACCCTCTGCTGGCCATGTGCCTTTTCGTGATGGTTGCAGCTATTTGCCTGGCCGTCTTCGCCGACAAACTGGCACCATACGGATTTGCTCAGATTGACCTGAAGGCGCGTAAGATGCCGCCGCTTCACGTCGGGACCGGCGCCGTGCACTGGTTCGGCACGGATGAGATGGGGCGCGATATCCTCAGCCGCATCTTCTATGCACTGCGCATGAGCATCATGATATCGCTCGGTGCGGCGATCATCAGCATGACTATCGGCACCACGCTGGGCCTTATTGCCGCCTTCCGCCGTGGTCTCGCCGATGCCATTATCCGGGTAGCTGTCGATTTCCAGGCATCCATGCCGTTTATCATCATCGCACTAACGGTATTGGCCTTCCTCGGAAACAGCCTGACGCTCTTCATCTGCCTGCTTGGTTTGTTCGGCTGGGAGCGTTTCGCGCGACTGACGCGGACCATGGCCGGTCTTGAACTGGAAAAACCGTATATCGCTGCTTTGCATCGCAATGGCGCCGGCAGCTTCCGTATCGCGGTGAAGCACGTTCTTCCCAACATTCTTGCCATCGTGCTCGTCACGTTCACGGTCGTGATGCCCGAGGTTCTGATTCTGGAATCTTCATTGAGCTTCCTTGGGCTCGGTGTGCAGCCACCGATGGTCAGCCTTGGATCGCTGGTTGGTGCGGGCCGCGACTACATCATGACGGAATGGTGGATTTCGATCGTTCCCGGAGTCGTCATTTTCGTACTTGGACTGACCATCAGCCTTATCGGCGATCAGTTGCGCGACATCTTCGATCCCACGCTGAAATGA
- a CDS encoding NUDIX hydrolase gives MPLTEDGRHRFLNLRVDHAMPGEPAGQTALTRLTLVADKLWNRESRPQYAAICYRRTGESSCPIEILLITSRGTGRWVIPKGWPMGKKKPHEVASQEAWEEAGVRGRVRKKAWGHFTYVKRLDDGDLIPAMVQVHLLDVQTMEDDFPERHQRDLQWFSPSMAASAVGEPELRGLFARLEQREKQRTAGGASKAG, from the coding sequence GTGCCCCTCACCGAGGATGGCCGCCATCGCTTTCTCAATTTGAGGGTGGATCACGCCATGCCCGGTGAACCTGCAGGACAAACAGCTTTAACGCGGTTGACCCTGGTAGCAGACAAGCTCTGGAACAGAGAGAGCAGGCCCCAGTACGCGGCGATCTGCTACCGGCGAACCGGCGAAAGTTCATGCCCAATTGAGATTCTTCTCATCACCAGCCGCGGGACCGGTCGATGGGTCATACCCAAAGGTTGGCCAATGGGGAAAAAGAAGCCGCACGAGGTCGCAAGCCAGGAGGCCTGGGAAGAGGCAGGTGTCCGGGGGCGCGTCCGAAAAAAGGCTTGGGGCCACTTCACCTATGTCAAGAGGCTCGATGACGGTGACCTCATCCCGGCAATGGTGCAGGTTCATCTTCTCGATGTCCAGACAATGGAAGACGACTTTCCGGAGCGCCATCAGCGCGATCTTCAATGGTTCAGCCCGAGCATGGCGGCATCTGCGGTCGGAGAGCCGGAACTGCGCGGCCTCTTCGCGAGGCTGGAACAACGAGAAAAGCAACGGACCGCAGGCGGCGCCTCCAAGGCGGGCTGA
- a CDS encoding ABC transporter ATP-binding protein, whose protein sequence is MSEPVLSIRDLSISFLKLTPVKSVSFDVKEGEILGIVGESGSGKSLSCLAIAGLLPAMAHASGTLTIGGHAFEASDLPGALASKMLPPIGMIFQEPVSCLNPVRTVGEQIAEAARSAGHSAEEARKIALQLLKDVAIDEPEKRYHYYPSQFSGGMCQRVMIATALALEPHLVIADEPTTALDVTVQAQVVSLLVSLVRKRGIAMIFISHDLDLIAEVCDRIVVMYGGEIMEIDTTENIYERPSHPYTRLLLDAMPGHGEPLTRLVEMPQNWRLEAVASTNETELSP, encoded by the coding sequence ATGAGTGAACCCGTTCTCTCCATTCGAGACTTGAGCATTTCCTTTTTGAAACTGACTCCAGTCAAGTCCGTCTCTTTCGATGTCAAGGAAGGCGAAATTCTTGGGATCGTGGGAGAGAGCGGTTCGGGAAAATCGCTCTCCTGCCTCGCCATAGCCGGCCTCCTGCCGGCTATGGCTCATGCTTCCGGTACTTTGACGATCGGCGGCCACGCATTTGAAGCCTCCGATCTGCCAGGGGCACTTGCGTCGAAAATGCTTCCACCGATCGGTATGATTTTCCAGGAGCCGGTCTCCTGTCTTAATCCGGTGCGAACTGTTGGCGAACAAATCGCCGAGGCCGCGAGAAGTGCCGGACACTCTGCGGAAGAAGCTCGCAAGATAGCACTGCAGCTCCTGAAGGACGTCGCGATCGACGAGCCTGAAAAGCGTTATCACTACTACCCCTCGCAATTTTCCGGAGGCATGTGCCAGCGCGTCATGATCGCAACGGCCCTTGCTCTTGAACCGCACCTGGTCATTGCAGATGAGCCGACGACGGCCCTGGACGTTACTGTTCAGGCCCAGGTCGTTTCGCTTCTCGTTTCGTTGGTCCGTAAACGCGGCATCGCCATGATCTTTATCAGCCATGATCTCGATCTAATCGCCGAGGTCTGTGATCGCATCGTCGTCATGTACGGCGGCGAAATCATGGAAATCGATACGACTGAGAATATCTACGAGCGGCCGAGCCATCCCTACACACGCCTCCTGCTGGACGCGATGCCAGGACACGGCGAACCGCTGACCAGGTTGGTGGAAATGCCTCAGAACTGGCGGCTCGAAGCCGTAGCATCAACAAACGAAACGGAGCTCTCGCCATGA
- a CDS encoding ABC transporter substrate-binding protein has translation MKRRTFIASTALVIASLAAGAAVAQEDNRRDLRIAVQKNPETQEPVDQASNAAFRNNPSIHETLLKLDLNDYTVRPNLAISWKWIDDTTLEIKLRKGVIFHDSREMTADDVAFSFGPERLTDPKAPGYPTYLTSFSSLDHVDVVDPETVRFVTKFKDPVLLQRLANYSAVVISKDAWVKMGGDWVKWKQKPIGAGPYKVVESIANDHVTLAAHDLYFGGKPNAKTVTFKVVPEVSSRIAGLLAGDYDIVTDLPPDQLDVVNKSTEAKIVGGPVPNNRILFYDKNNPVLKDPRVRQALSLAIDRQAIVDSIWDGKTVVPNGAQFKEFGPIYLKDRPKPEYNPEKAQQLLKDAGYNGEQITIRSQNNYYTAENPVSEAIVAMWQAVGINAKLEFVEAGKLFENTNARATGNWSSTAIVSDPYVSVYALSFAKTATMGTQKIWENPEFDALGAKLEQAIDPADRAKIFSDMLDIIELKDPGITVLHQNAVFYGISNKVKWEPKQTFAMDLGAQSLSFANTTK, from the coding sequence ATGAAGAGAAGAACATTCATTGCGTCGACGGCACTCGTCATTGCCTCGCTGGCGGCCGGGGCAGCCGTCGCTCAGGAGGACAATCGTCGCGACTTGAGAATAGCAGTTCAGAAAAACCCCGAGACCCAGGAGCCGGTCGACCAGGCATCCAACGCCGCGTTCCGCAATAACCCATCGATCCACGAAACTTTGCTAAAGCTCGACCTGAACGATTACACGGTTCGGCCGAACCTTGCGATCTCGTGGAAATGGATCGACGACACGACCCTGGAAATAAAGCTTCGCAAGGGCGTCATCTTCCACGACAGCCGTGAAATGACCGCAGACGACGTGGCATTTTCGTTTGGCCCGGAACGCTTGACTGATCCAAAGGCGCCTGGATATCCAACCTACCTGACAAGCTTTAGCAGCCTTGATCATGTCGACGTTGTCGATCCGGAAACAGTGCGCTTCGTCACGAAGTTCAAGGATCCCGTCTTGTTGCAGCGTCTGGCGAACTATTCCGCCGTTGTCATCAGCAAGGACGCCTGGGTGAAGATGGGCGGCGACTGGGTCAAGTGGAAGCAGAAGCCAATCGGCGCGGGCCCGTACAAGGTCGTTGAGTCTATCGCGAACGATCATGTCACGCTGGCTGCTCACGATCTATATTTCGGCGGTAAGCCCAATGCTAAAACCGTTACTTTCAAAGTGGTGCCGGAGGTCTCGTCGCGCATCGCCGGTCTTCTCGCGGGCGACTATGACATCGTCACCGATCTTCCGCCGGACCAGCTCGACGTTGTAAACAAATCAACTGAGGCGAAGATCGTCGGCGGTCCGGTTCCGAATAATCGGATCCTGTTCTACGACAAGAACAATCCTGTGCTCAAGGATCCGCGCGTTCGCCAGGCGCTAAGCCTGGCCATTGATCGACAGGCAATCGTCGACTCCATCTGGGATGGAAAAACCGTCGTCCCGAATGGCGCGCAGTTCAAGGAATTCGGACCGATCTACCTGAAGGATCGTCCAAAGCCCGAGTACAATCCAGAAAAGGCGCAGCAGCTCCTGAAGGACGCCGGCTATAACGGCGAGCAGATCACGATCCGGTCGCAGAACAACTATTACACGGCAGAAAACCCGGTCAGCGAGGCCATTGTCGCTATGTGGCAGGCCGTGGGTATCAATGCCAAGCTGGAATTTGTCGAAGCCGGCAAATTATTCGAAAACACAAATGCTCGCGCGACGGGCAATTGGTCCAGCACTGCCATCGTTTCGGATCCTTATGTATCCGTGTACGCGCTTTCGTTCGCAAAGACCGCAACGATGGGTACACAAAAGATCTGGGAGAACCCGGAATTCGACGCCCTCGGTGCGAAGCTCGAACAGGCCATCGATCCAGCCGATCGCGCCAAGATCTTTTCCGACATGCTGGACATCATCGAGTTAAAGGATCCGGGCATCACCGTCCTGCACCAGAACGCCGTCTTCTACGGGATTTCCAACAAGGTGAAGTGGGAGCCTAAGCAGACTTTCGCCATGGACCTCGGCGCCCAAAGCCTGTCCTTCGCAAACACCACCAAATGA
- a CDS encoding glycerophosphodiester phosphodiesterase family protein yields the protein MAKKLGATICETDLVLSADGELILFHDATVDRTSNGKGLVSKMTLAELKALDVGSWFSPEFEGVRVPTLREAIVFARENGMLLQLELKVQGLDDLLFPKTAALLDELDAHDVVWFSSLDFRQLRDIKRQIPKVPTVGLSHTSFIDPVALAKEAHLDALQFDWHRFSPEEAIQLHRNGIAATVVVIATQKEIERRASYGDDIERRVAEWISDGHIDQLLGDDVAWVERVVRSAS from the coding sequence ATGGCAAAGAAGCTCGGTGCAACCATCTGCGAGACTGATCTGGTCCTGTCGGCCGACGGTGAGTTGATCCTTTTCCATGATGCCACGGTCGACCGCACATCGAACGGCAAAGGCCTCGTATCGAAGATGACGCTGGCTGAACTCAAGGCGCTCGATGTCGGCAGCTGGTTTTCTCCGGAGTTTGAAGGCGTGCGCGTACCGACATTGCGCGAGGCCATCGTGTTTGCCCGGGAGAACGGGATGCTGCTGCAACTTGAGCTGAAGGTTCAGGGACTGGACGACCTGCTCTTTCCGAAGACGGCTGCGTTGCTCGATGAGCTGGATGCCCACGATGTCGTGTGGTTTTCGTCGCTCGACTTCAGGCAACTTCGGGACATAAAGAGACAGATCCCGAAGGTCCCGACCGTCGGTCTCAGCCACACCAGCTTCATCGATCCGGTCGCGCTTGCGAAAGAGGCGCATCTCGATGCGCTTCAGTTCGATTGGCACAGGTTCTCGCCAGAGGAGGCAATCCAGCTCCACAGGAATGGCATCGCAGCCACTGTCGTCGTCATCGCAACCCAAAAGGAGATCGAGCGTCGAGCCTCCTATGGCGACGATATCGAACGCCGTGTGGCCGAATGGATATCAGATGGACATATCGACCAATTGCTGGGCGACGACGTCGCCTGGGTCGAACGCGTCGTGCGCAGCGCAAGCTGA
- a CDS encoding inositol monophosphatase family protein, with amino-acid sequence MADQNNPKSAGQDTAAIVEKIARKAGERALAHFRSLSSLPVETKGHLDLVTEADKDVEEFLIASLRKAFPDDGIMGEESGEIAGTSGRVWVIDPIDGTFNFVRGGQNWAISVGLYENRRPSFGVIYAPVRDLTLVGGKTVPTQLNGQPIKPLPALDMSRASTGFSYHPSASTADRLEVIRFISDDLNISFRFCGAATLSMIEVAMGETDGYVSLGDSTWDVMAALPILSNLGISNTIDWDNIDLSSKLRFACGSEEFLSKVRPLIEKVSAAA; translated from the coding sequence ATGGCTGATCAGAATAATCCGAAGTCTGCGGGTCAAGATACCGCGGCCATTGTCGAGAAGATCGCGCGCAAAGCCGGCGAGCGCGCCCTTGCTCACTTTCGTTCCCTGTCGAGCCTTCCGGTAGAGACAAAGGGACACCTCGATCTCGTTACCGAGGCTGACAAGGACGTTGAGGAATTTTTGATTGCCAGCTTGCGAAAGGCATTCCCGGATGACGGCATCATGGGTGAGGAGAGTGGCGAGATCGCTGGTACCTCCGGTCGCGTCTGGGTCATCGATCCGATCGACGGAACATTCAACTTCGTCCGCGGCGGCCAGAACTGGGCAATCTCGGTCGGCCTTTACGAGAACCGTCGTCCATCATTTGGGGTGATTTATGCGCCTGTTCGAGATCTGACTCTGGTCGGCGGGAAGACTGTTCCGACTCAACTCAACGGTCAACCGATCAAGCCGCTGCCTGCGCTTGATATGTCGCGCGCCTCGACCGGTTTTAGCTATCACCCCTCGGCATCGACGGCTGACCGGCTGGAGGTCATTCGCTTTATTTCGGATGACCTGAATATCAGCTTCCGGTTCTGCGGGGCGGCGACGCTGTCGATGATCGAAGTGGCGATGGGCGAGACCGACGGCTACGTGTCGCTCGGGGATTCGACCTGGGATGTGATGGCAGCACTGCCGATACTCAGCAATCTGGGTATCTCCAATACGATCGACTGGGACAACATCGATCTCTCTTCGAAGCTCCGCTTTGCGTGTGGAAGCGAGGAATTCCTCAGCAAGGTGCGCCCGCTGATCGAAAAGGTCTCTGCGGCTGCATAG
- a CDS encoding DeoR/GlpR family DNA-binding transcription regulator — translation MLTQAEDRQAKIMDMVRAQNFVAIRTLMDRFDISVATVRRDLGELEGAGLLRRTHGGAVSINQVALDAGNAARLVWKHAEKVTIAAAVAGMVVDGDTVLLDSGTTALEVARALVGRNSLTFISNGLDIVAELTRVEGQNLYSVGGEYFEANRSFGGPLAEQFIRQFNVDKLILNAASIDVDRGLVCTSTPVNASIARAMIEVSRRVIVVADHSKFTKSSMSVTAKIEDIGVIVTDAGAQSIIEAAPEKLRKKFVIAS, via the coding sequence TTGCTGACACAGGCCGAAGACCGCCAGGCGAAGATCATGGACATGGTACGAGCGCAAAATTTCGTCGCCATTCGCACGCTGATGGACCGCTTCGATATCTCCGTCGCAACCGTTCGTCGCGACTTGGGAGAACTCGAAGGAGCTGGACTTTTGCGCAGGACGCATGGTGGCGCGGTCAGTATCAACCAGGTCGCGCTGGATGCGGGGAACGCGGCCCGGCTCGTGTGGAAGCACGCAGAGAAGGTCACAATCGCTGCTGCCGTGGCTGGAATGGTTGTCGACGGCGACACAGTGCTCCTCGATTCCGGCACGACGGCGCTGGAAGTGGCGCGTGCGCTGGTCGGACGCAACAGCCTCACGTTCATCTCAAACGGCCTCGACATCGTGGCGGAACTGACCCGTGTCGAGGGGCAGAACTTATATTCTGTCGGTGGGGAATACTTTGAGGCGAACCGCTCGTTTGGTGGCCCGTTAGCCGAGCAGTTCATTCGCCAGTTCAACGTCGACAAGCTCATCCTCAATGCCGCGTCCATCGATGTGGATCGCGGACTTGTCTGCACCTCGACGCCGGTCAACGCGAGTATCGCGCGTGCCATGATCGAAGTTTCTCGCCGGGTGATCGTCGTGGCGGACCACTCCAAGTTTACAAAGTCTAGCATGTCGGTCACCGCAAAGATCGAGGACATCGGCGTCATCGTGACCGACGCCGGTGCTCAGTCCATCATCGAAGCGGCTCCGGAAAAACTGCGGAAGAAGTTCGTCATCGCGAGCTGA
- a CDS encoding ABC transporter ATP-binding protein, producing MSLETLGRTTVLEARDLDFTYKSGFSLLPNSRKGHHAVRGVSLTLGQGETLGLVGESGCGKSTLSALLCGDRNPDSGSLELFGEPFKTYLRPNRRRLARVLQVVAQDTLGAFDPRHTIGHQIEEVLAIHSIGRKTDRRDMARDALDAVALPSAMLDRYPHQMSGGQRQRAAIARALVAEPKILLCDEPVSALDVSVQAQVLNLLLDLQEKRGLSILFISHDVRVVRHVSHRVVVMQAGRVVETGPTAKVFAGPSDPYTVKLLAAVPKGRRRANSADFASNRQIPTEAASC from the coding sequence ATGAGTCTGGAAACATTGGGCAGGACGACCGTTCTCGAAGCCCGCGATCTCGATTTCACTTACAAATCCGGCTTTTCACTTTTGCCGAATAGCCGCAAGGGTCACCATGCCGTCCGCGGCGTCTCCCTCACCCTCGGCCAGGGCGAAACGCTCGGTCTGGTCGGTGAGTCTGGATGCGGTAAATCGACCCTTTCCGCACTTCTTTGCGGTGACCGCAATCCCGATAGCGGATCGCTGGAGCTGTTCGGCGAGCCATTCAAAACGTATCTCCGGCCGAACCGTCGGCGCCTGGCACGTGTCCTTCAAGTCGTCGCCCAGGATACGCTTGGCGCTTTCGACCCGCGCCATACGATCGGTCACCAGATCGAGGAAGTGCTCGCCATTCATTCGATCGGACGCAAGACAGATCGGCGTGATATGGCCAGGGATGCGCTCGATGCAGTCGCACTTCCAAGCGCGATGCTGGACCGCTATCCCCATCAGATGTCGGGCGGCCAGCGGCAACGCGCCGCCATCGCCAGGGCGCTCGTTGCCGAACCGAAGATCCTGCTCTGCGACGAACCTGTCTCGGCGCTGGACGTGTCGGTCCAGGCACAGGTTCTCAATCTCCTGCTCGATCTTCAGGAGAAGCGCGGTCTCTCCATCCTGTTCATCAGCCATGATGTGCGCGTGGTGCGGCATGTGTCGCATCGCGTCGTCGTGATGCAGGCCGGTCGCGTGGTGGAGACAGGACCGACCGCAAAAGTCTTTGCCGGGCCCTCCGATCCCTACACGGTGAAACTGCTCGCGGCCGTCCCGAAAGGCAGGCGCCGGGCAAATTCGGCGGATTTCGCATCCAACCGCCAGATACCTACGGAGGCTGCATCATGCTGA
- a CDS encoding glycerophosphodiester phosphodiesterase family protein yields MNPLRMTPQTLRLGGHRGHSAGAPENTLTAFRKASEFGGPKVTCETDLSITRDGELVLIHDKTVDRTTNGRGLVQNMTYSEISRLDAGSWFGEQFAGERIPLLKDALHLARELDMIYQLELKIYDQNDIFFPKLRALIDELGCADLLQFSSFDYVQLKAVKAAIPEVPTVGLMHSRLIDPAAIARQANLDAMNIEIYHFASGEARQLRDEGFAAFCYLPAGHHEKLMQYGVNVEAQVVQGIRDGQLDQLLGDDVAQVARLKEEANG; encoded by the coding sequence ATGAATCCGCTTAGAATGACGCCACAGACTCTGCGTCTTGGTGGTCACCGCGGCCACAGCGCCGGCGCTCCGGAGAATACGCTCACAGCCTTTAGAAAGGCATCCGAATTCGGAGGCCCCAAGGTCACCTGCGAGACCGACCTCTCGATCACGCGCGATGGCGAACTGGTCCTCATTCACGACAAGACGGTAGACCGGACCACCAACGGTCGCGGTCTCGTCCAGAACATGACCTATTCGGAGATTTCCAGGCTCGACGCCGGAAGCTGGTTCGGCGAACAATTCGCCGGCGAACGGATCCCGCTGCTGAAAGATGCCCTTCATCTCGCCCGTGAACTCGACATGATCTACCAGCTCGAGCTCAAGATCTACGACCAGAATGACATCTTCTTCCCGAAGCTGAGAGCGCTCATCGACGAACTGGGTTGTGCCGACCTTCTCCAGTTCTCCTCGTTCGATTATGTCCAGCTGAAGGCCGTGAAAGCAGCGATACCGGAAGTGCCGACCGTTGGTCTCATGCACTCCCGCCTGATCGACCCTGCCGCTATTGCCCGCCAGGCCAATCTCGATGCGATGAACATCGAGATCTACCACTTCGCCAGCGGCGAGGCGCGCCAGCTTCGGGACGAGGGCTTCGCGGCATTCTGCTATTTGCCAGCCGGACATCACGAAAAGCTGATGCAGTACGGCGTCAATGTCGAAGCTCAGGTCGTTCAGGGGATTCGCGATGGTCAGCTCGACCAGCTACTCGGAGACGACGTCGCACAGGTTGCAAGGCTGAAAGAAGAAGCAAATGGCTGA
- a CDS encoding ABC transporter permease — protein MLNTMTSAVLRAILTVWLVITFTFVMLRISGDPMTSLLGVETPPQVIEMLRQQWGLDRPVTEQYFAYIGRMLTGDFGVSLRSGQDALGTVLGKLPATLQLMAAALVLALVVGVPLGIVAARYRGGIVDRTVIGLAVLTHSVPTFLTGILLIQLFAVKLRILPSGGGSTLAHLVMPTLVIGLYNAGVIARFVRSSALEVMGQRYILAARARRVSEWGLIGRHVMPNAALPLLTLLGFLLGGMIGGSAVVEAVYAWPGVGLLLISSVASRDVAVVQAIVILITIAMVSANLLVDFLQTLADPRLRYSNRS, from the coding sequence ATGCTGAACACAATGACCAGCGCAGTCCTGCGCGCAATCTTAACGGTCTGGCTCGTCATCACCTTCACCTTCGTCATGCTTCGCATCAGCGGCGATCCGATGACTTCGCTTCTTGGTGTCGAAACCCCACCCCAGGTCATCGAGATGCTGCGCCAGCAATGGGGCCTGGATCGTCCTGTCACCGAACAGTATTTCGCTTATATCGGGCGCATGCTGACCGGGGATTTCGGAGTGTCGCTACGTAGCGGCCAAGACGCGCTCGGTACAGTCCTCGGAAAGCTTCCGGCCACTTTGCAGCTCATGGCGGCAGCACTTGTACTTGCTCTCGTCGTCGGTGTTCCACTCGGCATCGTGGCCGCACGTTACCGTGGCGGTATCGTCGACCGGACCGTGATTGGCCTTGCTGTGCTGACCCATTCCGTCCCGACTTTTCTGACCGGAATTCTCCTCATCCAGCTCTTCGCCGTGAAATTGCGGATCCTGCCGTCCGGCGGAGGATCGACGCTCGCTCACCTGGTGATGCCCACATTGGTAATCGGTCTTTACAACGCGGGAGTCATCGCGAGGTTCGTTCGCTCCAGCGCCCTCGAGGTCATGGGCCAACGCTATATCCTCGCGGCGCGCGCGCGTCGTGTCTCGGAGTGGGGACTTATCGGCAGGCATGTGATGCCGAACGCGGCCCTCCCACTTCTGACACTGCTCGGATTTCTGCTTGGTGGAATGATTGGTGGATCGGCGGTCGTTGAAGCCGTCTACGCATGGCCCGGCGTCGGCCTCCTCCTCATCAGTTCCGTGGCATCCCGCGATGTCGCGGTCGTGCAGGCTATCGTCATTCTCATCACGATCGCCATGGTCAGTGCAAATCTGCTCGTCGATTTCCTCCAGACGCTGGCTGACCCGCGCCTGCGCTACTCGAACCGGTCTTGA
- a CDS encoding TIM barrel protein, which translates to MSNIIATGFNTASTDGELGSLERDLRRLQSIGVDTVELALSSLDLIAGGRIIKERANRLRTLLQTFSFRYTVHGLVSSNFMDPATHRYQVDAAKALVEICDSINARVLVQHAGFLRADQVAERASADERQREALSELGEHAKGYGVRIAFENIFTTEPGQYRQTPAEVAATVKAVNHPNVVALIDFSHAYLESTYRGLDFRDQLRAMAPVAGHLHVHDSFGRPFEFYKGHFPQEYTALGIGDLHMPLEWGDIPFDEIFAELDFLPETILMMEINSRYRSEQPDCLQRAHELIDLNRGR; encoded by the coding sequence ATGAGCAATATCATTGCAACCGGCTTCAATACGGCATCGACAGACGGCGAGCTTGGCAGCCTCGAGAGAGATCTGCGCCGGCTTCAGTCAATCGGCGTCGACACGGTCGAACTGGCCCTTTCCAGCCTCGATCTGATCGCGGGCGGCCGTATCATCAAAGAGCGCGCCAATCGGCTCAGGACCCTGCTTCAGACATTCTCCTTTCGCTATACCGTCCACGGCCTAGTGTCCTCGAACTTCATGGACCCCGCCACGCACCGGTATCAGGTCGATGCTGCAAAGGCATTGGTCGAGATATGCGACAGCATTAACGCGCGCGTCCTCGTCCAGCACGCGGGGTTTCTTCGCGCCGACCAGGTTGCTGAACGCGCCAGCGCTGACGAGCGCCAACGCGAAGCCCTGTCCGAATTGGGCGAGCATGCCAAAGGATACGGTGTTCGCATCGCTTTCGAGAATATTTTTACCACAGAGCCAGGCCAGTATCGTCAAACTCCGGCCGAGGTTGCGGCGACGGTAAAGGCCGTCAACCACCCGAATGTCGTAGCCCTGATCGACTTCAGCCACGCCTATCTCGAATCAACCTATCGGGGCCTTGATTTTCGCGATCAGCTCCGCGCCATGGCCCCGGTCGCTGGTCATCTGCATGTCCACGATTCCTTTGGCCGACCGTTTGAATTCTACAAGGGACATTTCCCTCAGGAATACACGGCACTGGGTATCGGCGACTTACACATGCCTCTCGAGTGGGGCGATATCCCTTTCGACGAAATCTTTGCCGAACTCGACTTCCTTCCGGAAACCATCCTGATGATGGAGATCAACTCTCGCTATCGCAGCGAACAACCGGACTGCCTTCAGCGCGCCCATGAGCTGATCGACTTAAATCGAGGTCGATGA
- a CDS encoding DeoR/GlpR family DNA-binding transcription regulator: MLTQAEDRQAKIVDLLRTRNFVDIRTLTEHLDISVATVRRDLGEMEAAGLVRRTHGGAVNINQVAMDASNAARAVSNQTEKAAIAAAVAEMVVDGDTVLLDAGTTALEVAKHLAGRNTLTFISNGLDIVAELTRAERQSIYSVGGEYSEANRSFRGPLAEQFIRQFNVDKLILNAASIDIDRGLICTSTPVNASIARAMIEVSRRVIVVADYSKFTKSSLSVAAKIEDIGVIVTDAGAKSMIDTAPEKLRKKFVIAT; the protein is encoded by the coding sequence GTGTTGACCCAAGCGGAAGATCGCCAAGCGAAAATTGTCGACCTGCTGCGGACGCGTAATTTCGTGGATATTCGTACACTGACGGAGCACCTCGACATCTCGGTCGCGACTGTCCGCCGTGACCTTGGCGAGATGGAAGCGGCCGGATTGGTGCGCCGGACGCACGGCGGCGCCGTCAATATCAACCAGGTCGCGATGGACGCATCCAACGCGGCCCGTGCCGTCTCAAACCAGACCGAGAAAGCGGCCATTGCCGCTGCCGTGGCTGAGATGGTTGTCGATGGCGACACTGTTCTTCTTGATGCAGGCACGACAGCATTGGAAGTCGCCAAGCACCTCGCTGGACGCAACACCCTCACATTTATTTCCAACGGCCTCGACATTGTTGCCGAACTGACGCGTGCCGAAAGGCAGAGCATTTACTCGGTAGGAGGCGAATATTCCGAAGCGAACCGCTCTTTCCGGGGGCCGCTGGCGGAGCAGTTCATTCGCCAGTTCAATGTCGACAAGCTTATCCTTAACGCGGCGTCGATCGACATAGATCGTGGTTTGATCTGCACCTCAACGCCCGTGAACGCGAGTATCGCTCGCGCCATGATCGAGGTTTCCCGGCGTGTCATCGTCGTGGCGGATTATTCGAAGTTCACAAAGTCCAGTCTGTCGGTGGCAGCAAAGATCGAAGACATCGGCGTCATCGTCACCGATGCGGGCGCCAAGTCGATGATCGACACCGCTCCAGAGAAGCTGCGCAAGAAGTTCGTGATTGCAACGTGA